In one Corallococcus sp. EGB genomic region, the following are encoded:
- the tnpB gene encoding IS66 family insertion sequence element accessory protein TnpB (TnpB, as the term is used for proteins encoded by IS66 family insertion elements, is considered an accessory protein, since TnpC, encoded by a neighboring gene, is a DDE family transposase.): MFALPASVRVVLAMEPVDMRKSIDGLMALVRTAWGEDVYSGHLFAFVSRRGDRIKVLTWSRGGFVLLYKRLETGRFRLPPVDAGAQAVTLDATQLAMLLDGIDVAQVRRQPAWTPPGRPGT; this comes from the coding sequence ATGTTCGCCCTGCCTGCGTCGGTGCGCGTGGTGCTGGCGATGGAGCCGGTGGACATGCGCAAGTCGATTGACGGCCTCATGGCGCTGGTGCGCACGGCATGGGGCGAGGACGTCTACTCGGGGCACCTCTTCGCCTTCGTCTCCAGGCGGGGCGACCGCATCAAGGTACTGACGTGGAGCCGGGGCGGCTTCGTGCTGCTGTACAAGCGGCTGGAGACGGGCCGCTTCCGGCTGCCGCCGGTGGACGCGGGCGCGCAGGCGGTGACGCTGGACGCCACGCAGTTGGCCATGCTGCTGGACGGCATCGACGTGGCCCAGGTGAGGCGCCAGCCCGCCTGGACGCCTCCCGGGCGTCCGGGCACCTGA
- a CDS encoding IS66 family insertion sequence element accessory protein TnpB — MAKQVEKPEWARIAEAFEASGQTQREFALAHGMRLSTLQSWVYRHRRSAPSRAEAVRLLPVRVASAPAAPESLVVVATSGARVRFAVGTDVGYVARLVAALGR, encoded by the coding sequence ATGGCGAAGCAGGTGGAGAAGCCGGAGTGGGCGCGCATCGCGGAGGCCTTTGAGGCGAGCGGGCAGACGCAGCGGGAGTTCGCGTTGGCGCACGGCATGCGGCTGAGCACGTTGCAGTCGTGGGTGTACCGGCATCGGCGGTCCGCTCCATCGCGAGCGGAAGCCGTGCGGCTGTTGCCGGTGCGAGTGGCGAGCGCCCCCGCGGCGCCGGAGTCCCTGGTGGTGGTGGCCACGAGCGGAGCGCGGGTGCGATTCGCGGTAGGTACCGACGTCGGTTACGTGGCCCGGCTCGTCGCCGCGTTGGGGCGCTGA
- a CDS encoding acetyl-CoA carboxylase biotin carboxylase subunit family protein, whose amino-acid sequence MNFVFISPHFPSQYFHFATALRERGVTVLGIGDTPYESLRHELREALREYFFVPSLNDSDALLRATGYLTWRHGRIDRIESLNESWLEVEARLREDFHVSGLQPSDILKLRSKSGMAEVFHASGVPHPDLLRVRDAEQVKTFAARVGYPLVLKPDVGVGAAHTFKVASDAEVDAALAHPLPTSYVAQPFVRGTIVTYDGIVDRHGVIVFNLSHEYSDGGMETVTEQRDISFWSLQHIPAALDVLGRQVVAAFGLRERWFHLEFFRLPDGRFVVLEANLRPPGGFMTDMMNYTCDIDVYRLYARVVTGDPVADFQYTPRHHVCHSARRHARRYRHTHQQIVERLGSSLLVHRELPPIYHSLLGEEMYLTRHPDMESMREAVRFIQAT is encoded by the coding sequence ATGAACTTCGTCTTCATCTCCCCTCACTTCCCCTCCCAGTACTTCCACTTCGCCACCGCGCTGCGCGAGCGTGGCGTGACCGTCCTGGGCATCGGCGACACTCCCTACGAGTCCCTGCGCCACGAACTGCGCGAAGCCCTGCGCGAATACTTCTTCGTCCCCAGCCTCAATGACTCGGACGCCCTGCTGCGCGCCACCGGCTACCTCACCTGGCGCCATGGCCGCATCGACCGCATCGAGTCCCTCAACGAGTCCTGGCTGGAAGTCGAAGCCCGCCTGCGCGAGGACTTCCACGTGTCCGGCCTCCAGCCCTCGGACATCCTCAAGCTGCGCTCCAAGTCCGGCATGGCCGAGGTCTTCCATGCCTCCGGCGTCCCCCACCCGGACCTGCTGCGCGTGCGCGACGCGGAGCAGGTGAAGACCTTCGCCGCCCGCGTGGGCTACCCGCTCGTGCTCAAGCCCGACGTGGGCGTGGGCGCTGCCCATACCTTCAAGGTCGCCAGCGACGCGGAGGTGGACGCGGCGCTCGCCCACCCGCTGCCCACGTCCTATGTCGCGCAGCCCTTCGTGCGCGGCACCATCGTCACCTACGACGGCATCGTGGACCGCCACGGCGTCATCGTCTTCAACCTCAGCCACGAGTACAGCGATGGCGGCATGGAGACCGTCACCGAACAGCGCGACATCTCCTTCTGGAGCCTTCAGCACATCCCCGCCGCGCTCGACGTGCTGGGCCGTCAGGTCGTCGCAGCGTTCGGCCTGCGCGAGCGCTGGTTCCACCTGGAGTTCTTCCGCCTGCCTGATGGCCGCTTCGTCGTGCTGGAGGCCAACCTCCGCCCGCCCGGCGGCTTCATGACGGACATGATGAACTACACGTGCGACATCGACGTGTACCGGCTCTATGCCCGCGTCGTGACGGGCGACCCGGTGGCGGACTTCCAGTACACGCCGCGCCACCACGTCTGTCATAGCGCCCGCCGTCACGCGCGCCGCTACCGCCACACGCATCAGCAGATCGTGGAGCGCCTGGGCAGCTCCCTGCTCGTGCACCGCGAGCTGCCGCCCATCTACCACTCGCTCCTGGGCGAGGAGATGTACCTCACGCGCCACCCGGACATGGAATCCATGCGGGAGGCGGTGCGCTTCATCCAGGCGACGTGA